The nucleotide window CCTTCTTGCACTTGTCGGACAATACGGTTTAAATTAGGAACCAGGAAAGTAGTAGAAAATCCCTGCAATAAAGTGAATATTCCCAATACCACCAAAGTTTCTGACCAAGACCATCCTTGGAAAGTGTAGCCTGTGCGGTAAAACAAAAATAAACTGAACAAACTGCCGATCAAATTTCCCAAACTACTGAGTGCGGCTAAGATAAAGTTAACTCGGTACTCCATCTCAGCTGCTAAAGATGTACTCCAAAACAACCCCAACACTCGCAAATATCTTTTCATATTTGGGATTCTGACCGGAAATAATGGGATACAAGCCCCGTCCGTGAAGGACGGCTTTTTATTTCCATTTTTAAATTCCATGTTATCATAGTAGTTGATATCAATCAACTCAGTATCAATCGTGTTTGTCTACGAGTTTAAGGTCTACCCTAAACCACAACAAATAACCGCCATTAACGAAGCAATTAGGACATCTCAATTCGTCCGAAATAAAGTACTTCGTTACTGGATGGATAATCGTGGTATCGGTCAGCCTGAAATGTTTAGATACAACACTTTATTGAGAAAAAAGTTTAAGTTTGTAGAAGAATTAAACTCCCATGCTTGCCAAGCTGCTGTAGAAAGAACACTTAAAGCAGTTAACCGTTTTTATGATAATTGTAAAAACCAAGTTAAAGGCAAGAAAGGATATCCTAAATTCAAAAAAAACACTCGTTCTGTAGAGTACAAAGTCTCAGGATGGAAACTATCAGAAAATAGGAAGTATATCACTTTCACAGACCAGAAAGGGATTGGTATTCTTAAGCTAGTAGGTTCCAGAGATTTGAACTTTTACCAGATTGAGCAAATTAAACGAGTAAGAATTGTACGTCGTGCCGATGAGTACTACGTGCAATTTACCATTCAAGCCGATCCGAGAGAGCGGGTCAAGCCTTTAACTCCCAGTCAGAAAGCTGTGGGAATAGATTTAGGGATTAAATATTTCTTGGCGGATAGTCAAGGAAATATGGAAGCTAATCCCCAGTTTTATAGAAAGGGAGAGAAAAGCTTAAACCGCTTAAATAGGAAAAAATCTAAGAAGTTCAAGAAAGGGAGACCCCAGTCTAAGAACTATCAGAAAGCTAGAAATCGGTATGCCCGGAAACATTTAAAAGTAAGTAGGC belongs to Aerosakkonema funiforme FACHB-1375 and includes:
- a CDS encoding RNA-guided endonuclease TnpB family protein, yielding MFVYEFKVYPKPQQITAINEAIRTSQFVRNKVLRYWMDNRGIGQPEMFRYNTLLRKKFKFVEELNSHACQAAVERTLKAVNRFYDNCKNQVKGKKGYPKFKKNTRSVEYKVSGWKLSENRKYITFTDQKGIGILKLVGSRDLNFYQIEQIKRVRIVRRADEYYVQFTIQADPRERVKPLTPSQKAVGIDLGIKYFLADSQGNMEANPQFYRKGEKSLNRLNRKKSKKFKKGRPQSKNYQKARNRYARKHLKVSRQREEFVKRVALRLIQSNDLVAYEDLNVQGLVRNRHLAKSISDAGWYLFRRWLEYFGYKYGKVTVAVPPYNTSQKCSYCGQKVQKSLSTRTHICSHCGFIEDRDINAAINILKLALCTVGHTGSKAWGDLPSSLVGAILVGYGESMNQESSHL